GGTGCGCTCGGCAACTTCCAGTTCCTGCCAAGCGTCTACCGCCGCCACACCGTGGATGCCGATGGCGATGGTCGCACCGATTTGTGGGAGAGCCTCCCGGATGCCGCCGAATCGGCGGCGAATTTCCTTCGCGCACGGGGCTGGCAGCCTGAAGAGCGCTGGGGGCGCGAGGTACGCCTGCCCGAGGGATTTGATTATGACCTCGCCGAGACCGAGCGCAGTGTGACCGACTGGCGCCGTGCCGGCCTTCGCCAGGCGAATGGCGACGCGTTGCCGGCCGCCGATCTGACCGCCCGGCTGATCATCCCCGCCGGTGCCGCGGGCCCGGCGTTCCTGGTCTATCCGAATTTCGACGTGATCATGCGCTGGAACCCCTCGCGCTTCTATGCCCTGTCCGTGGGTCGGCTCGCCGACCGCCTTGTCGGCGCCCCGCCGCTCTACAACCCGCCACCGGATCATCCGGCGCTGCACGTTGACACGATCGAGGCACTGCAGACAGCGTTGAACGAGCGCGGTTTTGACGCCGGCACTGCCGACGGACGGCTCGGGCCGCAGACCCGTGCCGCGATCCGCGGCTTTCAGACACAACAGGGCATGACCCGCGACGGTTATCCCGACCCCGCCGTACTCAACGAACTCGGCATTGATCGACAAGAGGGCTAGAACCATGTGGAACAAACTGATGAGCCGCTGGATGGAAATGGCCACCTGGTGGCTCCCGAAATCGGAGAATGACGGGTCGCCTGAAAATGCCGCCCCGTCCGAACCGGCGCCCGACCGGGAATCCGCCCCGGCAACCAATCCGGAGCCGGACGCAGAGCCTGCCCCGGAAGCTGCCGCCGCCGAAGCCGCCGCTCCCGCCGAGCCGGAGGCGGCGACGGCGACGGCGACGGCGACGGCGAGCGACGATCTCACCGCCATACGCGGCATCGGCCCGGCGATGCAAAAGCGCCTGGTGGCCATGGGGATCCGGACCCACGCCGATCTCGCCGCCGCCGATGCGGATACGCTGACCGAGCGCCTGAAGGCCGACAAGGCGGTGGTATCCCGCGCCCAGATCGAGCGCTGGATCGAGTCGGCCGGGAGCTGATCGCAGGGCTCGCAACAGTAGCGACGGGGGCGATAAACTGTGGCGTTCTGATCTCGCCACGGAAGGATTCCACGATTTATGTCCACCAGCGTCGCATCGGGTAGCGAGCCGCTCAGTGCCTTTCATCACCAGGATGGCGATCGGCTATGGGTGGATGCCGATCAGGGCAGTCGATTCGCCAAACAGGTAGCGGGCGACCATAACCCGCTGCATGACGTGAAGGCGCCGCGGTTCTGCGTGCCCGGCGATCTGCTGTTCGCCCTGATCACCCATCGCTACGGCCTGTCACAACGCTTCGCCCTCTCCTTTCGGGGCATGCTCCGGGCCGGTACGCCGCTGGTGTTCCCGCCACGCTCCGGCAGCGAATTCGCCATCGCAGGCGACGACGGACGCGAGTACGTCCATGTCACCCACGACACTCCGCTGCCGAGCGACGAGGCCGCCCGACTCGCCCTCATCCGTGCCTATGTCGGGTGCTCGGGAGAGACGTTTCCTGATCGCCTCTGCCCACTGCTCGCCGAGGCCGGGGTCATGTTCAACCCCCAGCGACCGTTCCTGGTCTACGACAGCATGGCGCTCGATCTCGAGCGCGCCCCCGGTATCGACGTCGCGGTCAACCCGCAGGACGCCTCACTGACGGTCAGCGGCAAACGCGCCGATGTGCGGTTCGACTATCGGATCGAGGATGGCGAGGGCGTGATCGGCCATGCGGCCAAGTGGATGGTGGTGAGCGGTCTGCGCGCGTACGACGACGAGGCAATGGCCGAGGTTATCGACGCCTATCACGCGCGCCGCCGGGAATAAGCCGGGCGTAGATATCCCCCGAGCCGGCCGCCGCGGCATGGTCGGTCAGCCAGTCGCGCAGGGCGTCTGCGGTCTGCCAGTCGGACAGGGCCATGCGCCGGCGCTCGCCAATGGTGACGTTGTAGCGATAGTCCCCCAGCGATTCGAGGCGATCGAGGCAGGCGCGGGCCTGGTCCTCGCGGCCCGCCACGTACTCGAACGAGAGCGCCGGTAACGCCTGCTCGAGTCCCTCCAGTACCGCCAGCTCGGCGCCCTCGACATCGATCTTGCAAAAGCCCGGCACGCCGTAGCGGGCGATCAGCGTCTCGAGGGTGATGAGCGGCACCGTCACTTCGCGCTCCCACTCCACGTCGGCGAAGGATGAATTGCGCTCGCCGATACTCGCGCGCCAGTCGGCATCGAGACTGGCGAGGGTGGGATGCCGATCGCTGAGGGCGAGCCGCGCCTCGCCGGTGGTTGCCCCCACGGCATCGCCGAGCACCACGGCATCGGGATAGCGACGCAGTCGCCAGGCGAGGAACGGCCGCAGTGCGGGCTGGGGCTCGAGCGCGATCACCTGCGCGCCGAGTGCGGCAAACGCCTGGCTGCGATCCCCCAGGTGGGCACCGATATCGAACACCGGCCGACCCGGTTCGATCAGCGGCTGGTAGAACCGGCGCAGCGCCGGCTGGCGCCAGGGCGCGGCATAGATGAACATCGAGCGGCCAAGGCCGATCATCTGACGGATATTCATTGCCAGATCGTCACTCCCGTCCAGATGGCGCCCGCCGCGATGACACTGCCGAGCCCTGCCCCGACCAGCCAGCCCATACGCCCGCGGGCGATGCCCACCGCCAGTCCGAGCTTGACGGCGGTGTTCGCCATGGCCGCGATGATAATCCCCTGCTGCGCGACGGTCGCGCTCAGCCCGCTGGACGCCATACGCGACAGCGACAGGGTGATCGCATCGACATCGGTCATGCCGGAGACGAGGGACAGCAAATAAACCCCCGCATCACCGGCATAGCGACGCAGCGCCTCGCCGGCCATCATCACCACCGCCAGCAACAGCGCAAAGCGAAGCGCCGTCTGCAACTCGAAGGGCTTTGCCATCGGTGTGCCGGTTGCGCCCTCGCCCCCCGACCGGGCCCCGAAGGCGAGAACGAGGGTGGCCGTCGCACCGACAACGGTAATAATCGCCACGGGCACGTAGAGCCCCGGCAGCAACGACGGCTGGATCGCGCCCACCAGGACGAGGATGCGCGGGAACATCGCCGTGCTCGCCATCACCACCGCGGCGGCGAACAGCGGCTGATACTCGCGCTGGCCGCGCGCCGCCCGTGACAGGGTAAGCGTGAGCGCGGTGGACGAGGCGAGCCCCGCGAACAGGCCGGTAAAGAGGATCCCGCGGCGGGGACCGCCGAGGCGCACGGCGAAGTGGCCGAAAAAGCCGATGGCGCTGATCAGCACCACCATGATCCAGAGCGTGCGCGGGTTGAGCGTGCCCCAGGGGCCATAGCCCTGGTCGGGGAGCAGCGGGATGATCACCGCGGTGATCAGTGCCAGCTGCAGGATGGCCCGCAGCTCGGTGGCGTCGACGCGCCGCAAAAGCGCATGCAGGCGGGGCTTGAACCCCAGGATGGCGGCGGTGATCACGCCGCCCGCCATCGCCAGCAGTGGCGCCTCGAGGGTGGCCAACGCACCGAGCAGGAAGGTCACGAGCGCCGCCACTTCGGTGGTGATGCCGCGATCCTCGTCGTCACGCAGACGCCGGCGATAACCGATAATCAAAAGCCCGGCGACGGCGGCGAGCGCTACCGGCACCAGCACCGGCCCGACACGCTCGCCGATCACACCGGTGATGCCGCCGGCAAAACCGATCAGCGTGAACGTGCGCAGTCCCGCGACGCGCCCGCCCTCGGTCACCTCACGCCGCTGCCAGCCCCGCTCGAGGCCGATCACGGCGCCGATGGCGAGGGCCACCGCCAGTGCCAGCCAATGCCCGCTGTCCGTCATTGCGTTATTCTGACGCGTATTTCCACGGTGGACACCCCCGATGCGCAGACTCTGGCTGATCGATGCAAGCTACATCCACGCGAACAATCTTGCACTGCTGGGCAACCAGCGGCGCATCGATTACCTGCGTCTGCGTGAACTCATCGAGCGCGAGCTCGGCCCGCTGTGGCGTGGCTATTTCCTCAATTCAGCGCAGGACGAGCCCAACGAGGGCCGTGACCGCTTCCATAACTGGCTGCAGACTGCCGCCCCTCACGGTCCCAACCTGATCGTGAAGCTCTACGGTCTGAAGAGCGAGCGCGTGCGCAATGCCTGGTGTACGGATTGCGGGAGCAAGGTGGATCTGCACTGTCCCCACGGCAATGGCCATCATCGGCTGTTCAACCAGCGCCAGATGGGTGTGGATGTCGGCCTCGCCTCCCTCGCGCTGATCCACCGCGATCGCTACGACAGCCTCGTACTGTCATCCGGCGACGGTGACCTGCTCGACGCCATCGAGCATCTCTCGGAGTTCGGCAAGCGCATTGAGCTCGCGGTGTTCAGTACGGGCGTGGCGACGGATCTCCAGGCCCGGTCCGACCGGGTACTCTGGCTCGACGACCACCTGCCGGCCCTGACGGGTGAGGATGGCCCGGTGGTATCGACGCCTTAGTTAACCGTCGGTAGTTATCCGTCTGTAAAAACGGCGTCGATAGTCGTTGCCGTGAGAAGACGGCCGGACCACGTTCGGATGTTTGCCGCACTGGCTTGCTCGACACGCTCGCGGTAGGGCGCGACCCCATTCGGACCAAACCTCTGCTCGAGCTGCCAAAGCAGCAGTCCGGCTTCGCCTTCATGACGGCCCTTCTCTTCGCCCTGCTGAATCCACTGCTCTGCGGCGGTCATCACCAACTCCTCCGCCCGATCCGGGCGTGCGCGCTCAATTGCCTGTTCAACATCTTGTTTGGTAAGTGGACCATAAGCGGCAACGATATACACCAGTAATGGCTGCTCCAAGGGATGGCCTGACGGCAGGCCTTCGAGCAGTGCCTTAACGAGTGCATCGTGTGGTGTCGGGGGTTGGTTGGTCATAACCTGTTAATCGCATCGGGACAGAGCCAGCACGGTATTGCATCGCCATCGTGTGAAATGCGAACTGATTCATTAATGGCGGACACTGCGTGGCGGCGGTGCTGTAGCGGTTGCTGGAAAGCAAGTTTGGCGCAGACGATATAGGCGGTGTTCCAGGGTTACCGAGACTGAGCACAGGTGAAGATTGAACGCCGCTGTCAGCTTTTCCCAACCCTTTGCACACGGTCCATACACACTGATCGATGTGTACGAGGGGTGTGCAAAAGGTCAGGAATAGGTGATAACTCCCCGAGAATGCTGCGGCTTCCGCAGCGTCGATTAACCAGACAGGAGGTTTGTGCCATGCGATTGAACTACGATCCGGATACGGATTCGCTTTACATCCATCTGGTTGAGCGAGCGTCAGTCGAGAGCGATGAGGTGTCGCCTAATGTCGTGCTCGATTATGATTCCGCAGGCGTATTGGTAGGCATCGATATTCAAAACGCCTCGTCGCACGCAGAAATCGATCGTCTTGTCGCCGAGCATCTTCCGCTCAAGGCGCTAAACGCCGCTTAGCGCGGGAGAAAGCGCCTCGGCTCTCTCCCGCCCTGCGAGGCAACTAGCCGTTGCCCGGGTGCCGCTTCGGCGTCGCCTGGTCCAGCCGTGGGTGCTGGCTGCGGAAGCGCTCGGCGAGCGTCCCCGGCGTGGTCTCCTCGGCATCCAGCGCCATCAGCGTCTCGGCGACGACGTGGGTGCAGGCGAGCACGTCCTTCGTGCAACCACTCTCGGAGATGGTGTGCATGTTGCGGATGGGCATGCCCACCGAGGTGGCCGCACAGTCGACGTTACCGAGCACACCGGCCATGCCGTCCGTGCCGGTATCCGGTCCCACGGCGTCGCGCTGGAGCGGGATGCCCTTCTCGTTGGCGACGGTCTCGATGCGGCGGTTGAGCTGCTCGCTCACGATCGCCCCCACGCTCATGGTGGCGCCCTTGCCCATGGTCACCGGCGACATACGCTTGTCACCGATTCCGGGGGCCGCCACGAAGTCGTGATTGACGTCGACACCGATGATCGCATCGGGGCGCATCTCGCTGACCAGCACGCGGCTACCGAAACGGCCGATCTCCTCATAGGTGGCGGCGGCGAAGAGCATGCGGATGTTCGATGCACCGCCCGCCTCGGCGACGAGCCGCGCCGATTCCGCCGAGACGAAACAGCCAAGGCCGTTATCCAGGTAGGCACCGTAGAAGGTATCCGGGCTGAACCCGGGCCGGATCGGGCGGTTCATGAGGATGCTGTCACCGGGGCGGATACCCAGATCCTCCACCTGCTTTTTCTTCTCCTCGCCGTGGAGCTGAAGCTCGACGTAGAGCTGCTCCTTTTTCACGCCCTGCTCACCGGAGCGGACCTTGGGATCGGCGAAATGGATGGCGCCGAGGGCCTCCACCGTGCCGCCATCGAAGCGGCGGTAGGCGCCCGGGGCCTCGGGATCCTCGCTGAAAATGCTCACTTCGTGGCCGATCAGCGTGGTGGGCAGGAACGAATCGCTGTTGATCCAGACCTTGCCGTCCTCGCCGATGCTGCGCACCTGCATGCGGATCTTGTCAGCATGGCCGATTACCATGACGGTGAAAAGATCATCCCGACCCGGATGGGTATCGAGCACGACACCCGCATGGCCCTTGAAATTGTGCACGGCGGCACCCTCGGGCGCGATACGCTCCATGTGGGGGCGCAGCACGCCCTGGGTCATGGCCGCCTCCATGCCGATGGGGCTCGGCGCGGCGAGGATGTCGTGGATGAACTGGAACTGCTCGTCAGGCATGGACTCGGTCCACGGCTTGGCGTGATCGGCCATAGAATGGCTCCCTGTTGTTTAAGGTTTGACTGTCATTGCCTAGCATAACGCCTCGTCAGCATCAGGAGCAGCCCGTGGTCGGACCCCCGGTCGAAATCGTTGCCGTCTCACGCCGGCCTGCCGCCCCCCACCGAGCGCTCTGGTACGGGCCGTGGGGGTGTCTGTTGCTGATCGGTGATGCCCGGAGCCTGCAGCGGACGGTTTTCCAGGGGCCTTTGCCACGGGCGGAACGAACGGCCGAGCCCCTGCCGATGCCTTGGGGCGGGCACAAACCGCTGCGGCTGCTGTTACGCGGCACCGATTTTCAGATGAGCGTCTGGCGGGCGCTGACCGAACTCCCCCGGGGTACATCGGTCAGTTACACAGACCTTGCCGCGCGTATTGGCCGGCCCCGCGCCATCCGTGCCGTTGCAAGCGCCGTTGCCGCCAACCCGGTGCCGATGCTCCTGCCCTGCCACCGGGTCATCCGCCGCGACGGCAATACCGGACAATACATCGGCGGCGCGGCGCGCAAGCGCCGGCTGCTGGACGACGAGAACGGCCACAGGAGCCTGTCGACATGTTTCTAGAACGCCCCGCTGCGAGCCATGATGCCGGCCTCGCGCAGCTGAACGCC
The Spiribacter vilamensis DNA segment above includes these coding regions:
- a CDS encoding lytic murein transglycosylase, whose translation is MSRSRKACLIIGLIAGIPATANAETDFGSCLDNLRDTALERDISAQTVDRLLSDITPSERVIELDRRQPEFTTTLHDYLAARVNRGRIKRGRELLREHADLLGRIEREYGVPARYLVAFWGLESNYGRTTGNMSTVRSLATLACDRRRGDFFRAELIDALHLVDDESLSAEQLRGSWAGALGNFQFLPSVYRRHTVDADGDGRTDLWESLPDAAESAANFLRARGWQPEERWGREVRLPEGFDYDLAETERSVTDWRRAGLRQANGDALPAADLTARLIIPAGAAGPAFLVYPNFDVIMRWNPSRFYALSVGRLADRLVGAPPLYNPPPDHPALHVDTIEALQTALNERGFDAGTADGRLGPQTRAAIRGFQTQQGMTRDGYPDPAVLNELGIDRQEG
- a CDS encoding DUF4332 domain-containing protein, which encodes MSRWMEMATWWLPKSENDGSPENAAPSEPAPDRESAPATNPEPDAEPAPEAAAAEAAAPAEPEAATATATATASDDLTAIRGIGPAMQKRLVAMGIRTHADLAAADADTLTERLKADKAVVSRAQIERWIESAGS
- a CDS encoding DUF3581 family protein, whose protein sequence is MSTSVASGSEPLSAFHHQDGDRLWVDADQGSRFAKQVAGDHNPLHDVKAPRFCVPGDLLFALITHRYGLSQRFALSFRGMLRAGTPLVFPPRSGSEFAIAGDDGREYVHVTHDTPLPSDEAARLALIRAYVGCSGETFPDRLCPLLAEAGVMFNPQRPFLVYDSMALDLERAPGIDVAVNPQDASLTVSGKRADVRFDYRIEDGEGVIGHAAKWMVVSGLRAYDDEAMAEVIDAYHARRRE
- a CDS encoding FkbM family methyltransferase, with the translated sequence MNIRQMIGLGRSMFIYAAPWRQPALRRFYQPLIEPGRPVFDIGAHLGDRSQAFAALGAQVIALEPQPALRPFLAWRLRRYPDAVVLGDAVGATTGEARLALSDRHPTLASLDADWRASIGERNSSFADVEWEREVTVPLITLETLIARYGVPGFCKIDVEGAELAVLEGLEQALPALSFEYVAGREDQARACLDRLESLGDYRYNVTIGERRRMALSDWQTADALRDWLTDHAAAAGSGDIYARLIPGGARDRRR
- a CDS encoding MgtC/SapB family protein codes for the protein MTDSGHWLALAVALAIGAVIGLERGWQRREVTEGGRVAGLRTFTLIGFAGGITGVIGERVGPVLVPVALAAVAGLLIIGYRRRLRDDEDRGITTEVAALVTFLLGALATLEAPLLAMAGGVITAAILGFKPRLHALLRRVDATELRAILQLALITAVIIPLLPDQGYGPWGTLNPRTLWIMVVLISAIGFFGHFAVRLGGPRRGILFTGLFAGLASSTALTLTLSRAARGQREYQPLFAAAVVMASTAMFPRILVLVGAIQPSLLPGLYVPVAIITVVGATATLVLAFGARSGGEGATGTPMAKPFELQTALRFALLLAVVMMAGEALRRYAGDAGVYLLSLVSGMTDVDAITLSLSRMASSGLSATVAQQGIIIAAMANTAVKLGLAVGIARGRMGWLVGAGLGSVIAAGAIWTGVTIWQ
- a CDS encoding NYN domain-containing protein gives rise to the protein MRRLWLIDASYIHANNLALLGNQRRIDYLRLRELIERELGPLWRGYFLNSAQDEPNEGRDRFHNWLQTAAPHGPNLIVKLYGLKSERVRNAWCTDCGSKVDLHCPHGNGHHRLFNQRQMGVDVGLASLALIHRDRYDSLVLSSGDGDLLDAIEHLSEFGKRIELAVFSTGVATDLQARSDRVLWLDDHLPALTGEDGPVVSTP
- a CDS encoding DUF2283 domain-containing protein, with amino-acid sequence MRLNYDPDTDSLYIHLVERASVESDEVSPNVVLDYDSAGVLVGIDIQNASSHAEIDRLVAEHLPLKALNAA
- a CDS encoding M28 family peptidase, giving the protein MADHAKPWTESMPDEQFQFIHDILAAPSPIGMEAAMTQGVLRPHMERIAPEGAAVHNFKGHAGVVLDTHPGRDDLFTVMVIGHADKIRMQVRSIGEDGKVWINSDSFLPTTLIGHEVSIFSEDPEAPGAYRRFDGGTVEALGAIHFADPKVRSGEQGVKKEQLYVELQLHGEEKKKQVEDLGIRPGDSILMNRPIRPGFSPDTFYGAYLDNGLGCFVSAESARLVAEAGGASNIRMLFAAATYEEIGRFGSRVLVSEMRPDAIIGVDVNHDFVAAPGIGDKRMSPVTMGKGATMSVGAIVSEQLNRRIETVANEKGIPLQRDAVGPDTGTDGMAGVLGNVDCAATSVGMPIRNMHTISESGCTKDVLACTHVVAETLMALDAEETTPGTLAERFRSQHPRLDQATPKRHPGNG
- a CDS encoding methylated-DNA--[protein]-cysteine S-methyltransferase, which gives rise to MVGPPVEIVAVSRRPAAPHRALWYGPWGCLLLIGDARSLQRTVFQGPLPRAERTAEPLPMPWGGHKPLRLLLRGTDFQMSVWRALTELPRGTSVSYTDLAARIGRPRAIRAVASAVAANPVPMLLPCHRVIRRDGNTGQYIGGAARKRRLLDDENGHRSLSTCF